The window TTTTTCCGTAATGGAAACCGATTCGGCCCTTTTCCGCTCTGCCGGGGCCGACCGCTGGACCAGACCGGCCTGATCCATATTGTTCAAAATTTGCGAAACAGTGGCCGGTTCAATGTCCAGTGCAGCCGCAATCTCTTTTTGCATGCAGTGGTTCTGGCGTGAAAGATGGATTAAAATTTTCGGCTGTCCGGGCGAAAGGCCAATCTCCGCCATACCGGGCCGGGTCTTGTTCTTTTGCGCGTGAAATACTTTGTTTACAGCCATGTGCAGCGTAATCGGCATAAAACCCCTCCTATTAATTAGCTTGCTAATTGTTAGTAAACTAATATTAACTCCATATTCTGGAACTGTCAAGCCTTAAAATATTCCGCCCTTACTGAATCGAAACAGCTGAACAATGGCTCCATTTTCCCATAGAACACGACAATTCAGGCCATCGGCAATTATACTTTGAATGCTTATCAGCAAAAATTAAGCGCTAAAGCTTGCTTAAAGCAACAGCCTATTTCTGTTGATGTTTAATGGGGCTAATAACACCATTTGTAATTACATTACATAATATGGCATGAGATAATACCAATGCTCACGAGAGGAG of the uncultured Caproiciproducens sp. genome contains:
- a CDS encoding MarR family winged helix-turn-helix transcriptional regulator, encoding MPITLHMAVNKVFHAQKNKTRPGMAEIGLSPGQPKILIHLSRQNHCMQKEIAAALDIEPATVSQILNNMDQAGLVQRSAPAERKRAESVSITEKGREFYEKWQQLCEGIEEISMRGFTQNEQEQLLDFLCRMYRNLAGKEIE